One Candidatus Bathyarchaeia archaeon DNA window includes the following coding sequences:
- a CDS encoding translation initiation factor, producing the protein MADICAVCGLPKDLCVCETISMEQQYIKVRLETRKWGKPTTVIEGFDPKTVNLSDLATKLKSTCACGGTAKNNIILLQGDHRDKVKKLLVQHGFPERIIEVH; encoded by the coding sequence ATGGCTGACATATGCGCTGTATGTGGCCTTCCGAAGGATCTCTGCGTCTGCGAAACCATCAGCATGGAGCAACAATACATTAAGGTGCGGTTGGAAACCAGGAAATGGGGCAAACCCACAACTGTCATCGAGGGATTCGACCCTAAAACCGTGAACCTCAGCGACCTAGCTACCAAGCTAAAGTCAACGTGCGCGTGCGGTGGAACCGCTAAAAACAACATTATACTCCTCCAAGGAGACCACAGGGATAAGGTTAAGAAGCTTCTTGTTCAACACGGATTTCCTGAAAGGATTATTGAAGTACACTGA
- a CDS encoding extracellular solute-binding protein, which produces MFLKRFLTSKSAITKAQAAAAIIIIAIAIIAGVYYYTTITPKKGPVTLVFASPEWLPGSLTGEIAKGFADWSEKKLGYRVTVKMDLNPWGTYHDRLATVFAAKGSDFDLVISDSQFVGEFAEGGHIIKLNDWIKAHQGKEIDMRDFPPKLIKYFCTYPVWRFDEEKFAAGDLQLDTAQYFGLPHEADVMALNWRVDLFTHPEERAAFKARYGYDLPQTYDDWLNWVTWIQFRDFAEFFTRKAGQKLAGETLTEDFYGTTTWNAKYDSSAYQFHAYLWSMGGDIWSGPPDFKASGWINSDLAVEAAEWYASLRPFEPPGAENYWFDEAVTAMAQGKVAMSINAVGFMAPLYDPTKSKVSDVVHTTMWPGMVRDHGPYADGKYYKVTQLVGQPMCVSAYSKYKDEALAFFIYWFEEEQQWKWSDGGGGVASLRILRTDRFINAADWNRAVRDTIGIQKDFWNVPVYNELMLTEGETLNAIFAGQVTNVKAALDELAAKHDSIIQTWASVSPYAKAG; this is translated from the coding sequence CTCACCAGCAAATCCGCCATCACAAAGGCCCAAGCCGCCGCGGCCATAATCATCATCGCCATCGCCATCATCGCCGGCGTCTACTATTACACTACCATCACCCCGAAGAAGGGCCCGGTAACTCTGGTCTTCGCGAGCCCTGAGTGGTTGCCAGGGTCGTTAACGGGTGAGATCGCTAAAGGCTTCGCGGACTGGAGTGAGAAAAAACTAGGTTACAGGGTAACGGTGAAAATGGACCTTAACCCATGGGGCACATACCATGACAGGTTAGCCACAGTGTTCGCGGCGAAAGGAAGCGACTTCGACCTGGTGATCTCCGACAGTCAGTTTGTCGGAGAATTCGCTGAAGGCGGACACATCATTAAGCTAAACGACTGGATTAAGGCGCATCAAGGAAAGGAAATAGACATGAGGGACTTTCCACCTAAGCTCATAAAATACTTCTGCACATATCCCGTATGGAGATTCGACGAAGAGAAGTTCGCGGCTGGAGACCTACAATTGGACACCGCCCAGTATTTCGGTCTACCTCATGAAGCGGACGTTATGGCCTTAAACTGGAGAGTCGACCTGTTCACCCATCCAGAGGAAAGGGCCGCCTTCAAAGCCAGATACGGGTACGATCTACCTCAAACTTATGATGACTGGTTGAACTGGGTTACTTGGATCCAGTTCAGAGACTTCGCCGAGTTCTTCACAAGGAAGGCGGGTCAAAAGTTGGCCGGCGAAACGTTGACCGAGGACTTCTACGGGACTACGACATGGAACGCGAAGTACGATTCCAGCGCGTATCAGTTCCACGCCTACTTGTGGAGCATGGGTGGAGACATATGGTCAGGTCCACCGGACTTTAAGGCCTCAGGATGGATTAACAGCGACCTCGCCGTAGAAGCCGCGGAATGGTACGCCTCCCTAAGGCCCTTCGAGCCTCCAGGAGCGGAAAACTACTGGTTCGACGAAGCCGTAACGGCGATGGCTCAGGGGAAGGTGGCCATGTCCATTAACGCGGTGGGCTTCATGGCTCCACTCTACGATCCCACTAAATCCAAGGTATCCGATGTCGTCCATACCACGATGTGGCCTGGCATGGTTCGTGATCACGGCCCATACGCCGATGGGAAGTATTATAAGGTTACGCAACTCGTCGGTCAGCCGATGTGCGTTAGCGCCTATTCAAAGTATAAGGATGAGGCCTTAGCCTTCTTCATATACTGGTTTGAAGAGGAGCAGCAGTGGAAGTGGTCTGATGGAGGAGGAGGCGTGGCCTCGCTGAGAATCCTCCGCACCGACAGGTTCATCAACGCGGCTGACTGGAACAGGGCTGTAAGAGACACGATTGGAATTCAAAAAGACTTCTGGAACGTCCCAGTATACAATGAGCTAATGCTGACCGAAGGCGAAACGTTGAACGCGATCTTCGCAGGCCAAGTCACAAATGTCAAAGCAGCCTTAGATGAATTGGCCGCCAAACACGATTCAATCATTCAAACCTGGGCCAGCGTTTCACCGTACGCCAAGGCGGGTTGA